Genomic DNA from Corylus avellana chromosome ca4, CavTom2PMs-1.0:
TTGGATTTCGAAGAAGAGGTCCAGAACACAAATGGGGGATTTCCACTGAGACAGACTTGGTAGACCATGGCTGACTTATCAATGGACCAGAAAAAGCATGTCTTTTGAGTTTTTTAGGATCAGAAGCAGCAAGCCTATAGCGCTGCAAAAGTAAAACCCTATCAGCCGAAGGAGGGGGCAGCCAAGTGGATGCATTATTGTTGCTCTCCTTGAGTACAGACTGAGCACTTATAACAGTGGGTCCAGAGGATTTCTCATCTACCAAAACTCTTTCTAACTTCTTTTGTTCCAGTGGAGATGAGTGCCACAAATTCTGAGTATGCTTGTTTAGAGTAGTCTGTGTTTTATGAGGAATTGGATTACATGATCCTGTAGAAATTGAACTCTTCGTATCAACTGGAGTGGGTAGTACATACGTGTGCAACTTCCGCGTTGATGATAACAGCATCTGTCTTGTTTTTTCAGCAGAATCAAATTTATTCTCAGCGAAAAGTGGGGCTGATTGGCTGCCGGGCCTAGCTCTATAGGAAACAGAACTCTGGCGAAGCCTGTCCAGATTTTCCTGCAAATATGATAAAAGGGGAGCATACACCTCAGAAGCTATAACATTGATGTTTTCTGCATCCTGAAGATCTAATCTTTTAGAAGGGaaattaaacataataaaaggTCCAGGATCTGGAGTGCTTTATGGGATTATACACATGCATTTATGCAATTACTTTTGTTATCAGATCAAGCATATACAGATTGTTAGCAGAAAATTGTGTTTCAACTTTTTAAAACATTGTCTAAATTGCAACATATATCCTGCTCACTATGAACGAATGAATCAATAACAGAAGAGGCTCTTCACCTTGACAACTTCCACAGTTGTAACCTGGGGAAATGTAATGTCCACCTGATCCAGCTGCATAAAATGCTATATAGTTAAGTAACAAGTCAAGCTGAGATACAACTTTATggcaaaatttaatatttcagaaatctaaaaataaacacaaccgTCACTGTCTAATTTATTTGTTATGTTAGGGCATTGATTAacacaaatcaaaattctttctttatcttcAAATTGTGCAGAACTATTTCACAAAAGCGTGTCATTGCCCTTGGCGTGTTAAACACAAAATTCTTGGAATCACGAGAGAGATATGAGCATCTATGCTATCATATGCATGACATTGAAGCTATTATGAGTTAGTATTATGTGAAATAATTGTACGTGTGCATCATGTGGTTATGTATCCACTTATTTCGGATGCACTTTAGTACTTAGTAGCCAGAAgcagaagaaaataaatcttCACCTCCATTAATTTTTGGGATGTAGAAATGCTGTGCTCAGTATCATTTTGTCCATAGTCAAAACTCAATTCcccatcatcatcctcatcataGTCATCGTCATAATCGTCTTCTTCACtgttgtcatcatcatcatcatcatcgccTTCATCCCCATCATTAAGTCCACTGAACTGGTAATCAATATGCTGCTGTTCAGTTACCAATTTCACATGTGGTTCTACTGCCTCAAGAGTCTTGACTGCCTTCTTGAAGAAGCACAACTGTTTTCAAGCAGAAAAGAGACAATCATGCAACACGAAGAATGATGGtgtttgatgaagaagatgacgtagaagaagagagagaaaacctGAGCAGCATGGTGACGAGCTGCCTGTGTAAGAAGACTTCGGGATTGTCCCTGCTTCAGAGATTTCAACCGGAAAACAAATAAGGTTGCTTCCTCATCGTATTCATCACGAGCAGTTTGTACCTGCTGCATAGAAAAACTGTTTCCTTTTCCACTTCTTGATCGCCCTTTTTCTCTTTGTCTTGTCATCATATGCTCATATACATCTCTGCAGATCACATACCAAAATAAgaatacacacacatacacatatatGGATGTaagtatagagagagagagagagagagagcgagagagtaaattttttaaccttttttcaTCACATTGTCGCTTCATCTCCTGCAtcaagaagaaaggaaaaacctCATTGACTGTTATTCTATATggccaataaattaaaaaacaactaTGCAATTGAATATGCATACAGAAGCAGTATCTGCAATGTCAAAATTCTGCCCATGAAAAACTAAGCATTTGGTACACAGACGCTCGTGCTCCAGGAAGGAAAGTAATCACTaacacaaaaatataataataggGAACATCAATGCCAACAAACAGAGTTCAAATCCAATAGTCCTAATAATTCTATATTTAACTATAATCTGCATATTTAGATATAAAAATAAGGCCTGAAAGACAATTTTCCCATAAGCCTTTACAATGTTGGAAGCATCTGAATTTTCTCAAGGGCATCCATGGCCTTTCAAAATCTTTTTGCGAGTCTCTCCATGAAAGAGTCCATAGGTTGGTTAGTATACTTAGTGTTGAGAATACATGTGTGGGTGTAAGAAGattgagtctcacattggaAAAATGTCACAAGAGTAAGTTGTTAATATCGCATAGTTAGGACCAAACCCttaggcttaagcttttaagttaaGTGGTGTTccaacatgctatattatggtTTCATTGAAAAAGACTCCTCAATGTGATAATCTCCCTAACAAGTGATATTAGGTTGATGGTGGTGTGTGATATGGTGGGAGTGGTGCAGGCACAAATAAAGGATCCCTAGAGTAGGAACAATGGTGCAAGGTACGAGCATGGATGAGGGTCTTACTATAGGAGGAAAATTGCATGGCACAGGAAAATCCATATAACCCTCAAGTGATCCTGGAGATGGTGCATAAGAttgataagagaaaaaaaaaaccctatgtTTGAGGGAGGGTGTAGCAATGTGGTGATGGCCTCACACGTAAGGGGGAGATTATTGAGTATACACGTGTAAGCATAAAAAATTGAGTTTCACATTGGAAAGATGTTCGAAGTGTAAGTGGTTAATATAATATAGTTGGGACTTGGGACCAAACCTTtaggcttaagctttttggTTGAGTAGTGTTCCAGTATGCTATATTATGGTTTCactgaaagaaaaattaaaagttaaaaaaaactctCCAATGTGTTAATCTCCGTAACACTTAGGGATGGACAACCACCACCAGCACAGAGCATTGACCGGGTCCTCTTTTTACCAACATTAAGCTCTAACTAGGATAAGGTCCTTTCCATGGTGCATTTCAAATGACAGTAGAACCTGATTTGATCAGCTGATCGAGCTGCCATAAGCTCGCGCAATCTCTAATTAATTCCTAGGTCTACTGTTTACACATTCAGTCCTGCCATTGTGTACctgggttttttattttctcatattagagGAGAGGCTAATAGAGCCACTCACTGAGTTGCCGCTTCCTTGTTAAGAAGGAAGCTCCAGACTCTGCCACCTTCCCTCCTTGGTTCTCCCCAAAATCCTCCAGTTAACTTCAAGTTTCAGTATTTTTATCAGTCTCCATTCTTGTTCTCATACCTCTCATACCAAAAGAATAAGATGcgataaatgaaaatgaatgtcACAGCAGGGTGTTCTACATATATTCGGAAATAGAGGCTCAACAACTAAACAGATGCCCAAAAGGGGGGAAGAGAGcaaaaaaaagaatgtaaatCAATATCTAGGATGCAAACAGCAAGATCATGCCAAATTTATGCATGGGACAAGAACCAATATGAAACTTGTCATAAGCTAGTTAGATTAAAGAATTCATACAAACAAACCTCAACTGTTTGAAGTTCATTAAGAAGACTTTCTGATGGGTTTATGATTGTCTGGGATATATGAGAGCGCTGAAATATGCAAAGCAATAACTCATTACCAAGGCAAAATCAAGGAGAGGTTTCTTCAATATTTTATACACAAGGACTCACATAGCTATCAATAAGTTTCTGCAGTTCAAACTGTACTTTTCCTAGCATTATCAGAACTCTGCCTGCACACGCACAAAAACAACTAAAGATTATTTTGCCTCTAACCACAATGAAACAACCACAATATAATGATGTGCATTCCTGAcgaaaaaatttaagaaattaaagttGGAGTAAATTGGTATGAATCAAAAATGATGTTGTGCATGAAATTaccataaaatatatgaaactagGAACTAGAAGTAGATATGGATTCCTAGTTCCTACAAGACTACGCAAAGCCAAGTTTACTTGCTGAGTGCAATAACCACACAGTAGAGAAAGTCAACTTAATAAAAATCTTAATGTAAACACAACCACCCCTATTAGGAGAAttagatttgagaaaaaaaaaaaaaaaatcaaatacattAGTTGGGGCATTGTTTGCTTtcaaaaaggaaaggaaagaaaaaaataacgaCCAGCTCTATGATTTCTTATGCGGGTCCAATAAGTCATAGATGCTACTTCAATATTTAAGCTTTTGAATTATCTTATGTAGGTCCAAAAGTTATAGCTGCTACTTGAATATTTAagtatttatgttttttaacaaatttaaagagtaaacaaaatccaaaaacaagattTAAGTCTTGCCTAAAGGCAGCATGGGGCTGGGGTAAGTCTTACTTGAAACCAACACACAGAAAAGAGACATGttccttttcttatttttcaaagctGAAAATACTCAAGGTGACAAGATTTGATCCTCTGTGAAGCTTAATGTAAGTCTGAAGCAGTAAATCACTTACTATTTATTCATGtcaataaacaaacaaaaaaaaaaaaaaaaaaagacaaaagaatgAAGTTTTCCTTCACTTTACCACTGTCTTCATCGTCATTCAATGCTGTTTTCTCAAGAAGACAAGCACCTATTTCCCCCAATGACTCTGAGAACTCTGAAAAACAAATGGACTGCATAAGAATACTACTACTTGAAAACGAGACAGCACAAactaattcaaaatttaaaatgagtAGATAGACATTTCATCCTGCCAAAGCTcaaattcaaaactcaaaactctGTGACATGGAACACAGTCACATCATCATTTGACATACACAAGTAATACAAGCTATATTATTCACCGGATGCTAGTTCATAATATCTGACTGCCTCcggcaaagaagaaaaaatataattcaaataaatctGGCATTTCAAGACATGCTATTACTTTAGTGCCAAGCCATTTCAATACAACATCACAAGAAACCCAGCTTCAGGCACTGATAAGAGACCAAACCTCCAGAACCAAGGTAGCTCTTCTCTAATATACCATCATAACgtacaataatttattttttttgataagtataacgtacaataatttattgatgtcacattatcaattttaagcaaaattctaGTGGATGCCATCCAATTTTCTAGTGGCAACCAACAAGACCACTGCCTAGACTTGCTTGTGCGTTACATAACTATTATAGGAGCCAAATCCAAGGATAAATTACAGACCCAATTGCGAGTTCATATCATGATGCAATGTTCTAGTGGCAACCAACAAGACCACTGCCTAGAGTTGCTTGTCGTCCCATAACTATTATAGGAGCTAAATTCATGTACGAAATACAGACCCAATTGCCAATTCATCACTTAAGACAAGCACTCTGGCACTTTTCTCTGATGATACACacacaaagaataaaaatagcATATCAGACAATGAAATGAAGAACTAAACAAAGTACCATAAGCACTGTTTGTGGTCGCTGCAGCCGCAGAAAGTAAGCTGTCATAGCAGTCTCTCATTTCTTGCATGCCCTGAAAGAACAGAACTCTATAGATTATAAACAACTTTATAACACATTATTTAAGCAAAACATTCTGTGAACTCGACCAAGTTTCAAGCTGTAAACAATTTTCGTTCTTCAATCTCagccaaataataaaaaaaaatagaattccCTTCCGCAATTTAAAAAAACCCTAGCATTTGTGGTTCGTCATGAATATGATCAATCCAAATAAGTTTCCGGTCAGGACCGAATGCCCCCGTACAAAGAGGAAGCCCGATCAACACGTTTGGCTGCTGGGAAATCATaggaaaaaggagaagaaagctAGAGAATTCACACGAAATAGGTCGCTCTTGCGAGATTCGTGACCTCATTTTCGTTCCTCTTCCTTCTCACTTTATCGgcaacaaaaaaacataagaaagaagaagaaaccgTACCTGCGCAGCCTGAGCGAGCTCGTCCAATTGCGCCAAAGGCAGAATATCTCTCCGCTCCTTGGCCTCTGACTTGTTTAGTCCGAGACCTCGTAACTTTCTCAGCGAAGTTTTCATCGATTCTGTATCCTCCTACTCctacaatctctctctctctctctctctctgcgtcTTTGTCTTTGAGCTCTCCTCTAAATTCAAatgcaatgaagaagaagaaaaagaagacgtcgaagaagaaaaagaagaaaaagaaagaagctgGAAATGGAACAACAATTTCCTCTTCAACTCCACCATTCTAATGGTTACGTCAGGGTCAGAGAGACGACCTCCGCacattaattacaataattacGACTAATACTCCCAATTCGTTACCACTACtttgaacagaaaaaaaaaataaacataaaaaggTGGACCGGTAAAATGGTGTTATTTATTTGCGGAAAATTAGTAGagcttataaaataaaatggtgtTATTTTTCCACCGGAAGGAACGAAGGCCCATTCCATTAGAGTCAAGTGGCCAATCGAGGTCTGCCACGCCAGCATCTCAAGCTGAATTATACATATAAAAGAGTTCAGTTTATTTTGGTGAGTTTAATTGGTCTACATCCACTTAATTAAATTGCCCGCCAAAACAGTTGCCCTGCTCGTCAAACTGACTGCGCctgcgatatatatatatatatatatattttcattacttttttatttaagggaATAAAGGTAATTGTATTTTGTCGAATGGCAAAGATAATTCTTTTCAAATGGTATTTTACCTTTCTATCTTTCTATGCACACCCATTTGGTTGAAAATAAGccattttattatgtttttatatgaTGAC
This window encodes:
- the LOC132177571 gene encoding uncharacterized protein At2g33490; amino-acid sequence: MKTSLRKLRGLGLNKSEAKERRDILPLAQLDELAQAAQGMQEMRDCYDSLLSAAAATTNSAYEFSESLGEIGACLLEKTALNDDEDSGRVLIMLGKVQFELQKLIDSYRSHISQTIINPSESLLNELQTVEEMKRQCDEKRDVYEHMMTRQREKGRSRSGKGNSFSMQQVQTARDEYDEEATLFVFRLKSLKQGQSRSLLTQAARHHAAQLCFFKKAVKTLEAVEPHVKLVTEQQHIDYQFSGLNDGDEGDDDDDDDNSEEDDYDDDYDEDDDGELSFDYGQNDTEHSISTSQKLMELDQVDITFPQVTTVEVVKENLDRLRQSSVSYRARPGSQSAPLFAENKFDSAEKTRQMLLSSTRKLHTYVLPTPVDTKSSISTGSCNPIPHKTQTTLNKHTQNLWHSSPLEQKKLERVLVDEKSSGPTVISAQSVLKESNNNASTWLPPPSADRVLLLQRYRLAASDPKKLKRHAFSGPLISQPWSTKSVSVEIPHLCSGPLLRNPMSQVPSTSPTASPTYISSPKISELHELPRPPASSTSKSSRPMDFTGHSAPLGSRDQELSAKRKSVVSNAASPLPTPPQTIARSFSIPSSSPSVMTSHASKPLEALRGTEKVEDVASPPLTPITLSSNQQPSPGSETVTHAVHIRGAD